One stretch of Hemitrygon akajei chromosome 18, sHemAka1.3, whole genome shotgun sequence DNA includes these proteins:
- the LOC140741431 gene encoding protein HEXIM1-like, translated as MSGPVVSAGTDNLMARIGEGERSQSSGGQPLKLAHRSPTVGPGVVPGMQADPSRDSRGRAPLECASDAETELVVPAQGGGGSGGGGGTPAVVGGGGGGGSSGGGGGKRRHRRRPSKKKRRWKPYFKLSWEEKKQLDERESVRAAKTRAEMFAKGFTVAPYNTTQFLMEEHNQEEPDLNTGVCPKRVNKSDETSEEEELEEEDQDSGSDGMGGNGSEFLQRDFSETYEKYHAESLQNMTKQELIREYLELEKCLSRLEDENNRLRCRLEGKKLARGNEVMENKIRELEGEIERLRAENLELQEENEQYKRKNRLSEND; from the coding sequence ATGAGTGGGCCAGTGGTTTCTGCGGGAACTGATAACTTGATGGCCCGGATCGGGGAGGGCGAGCGAAGTCAGAGTTCAGGTGGACAGCCGCTGAAGCTGGCACATCGGTCACCAACCGTTGGCCCTGGCGTCGTGCCGGGGATGCAGGCCGATCCGAGCCGTGACAGCAGAGGGCGAGCGCCGCTCGAGTGCGCGAGTGACGCCGAGACTGAGCTTGTCGTCCCAGCGCAAGGAGGCGGTGGCAGCGGCGGAGGAGGAGGAACTCCAGCCGtggtaggaggaggagggggaggaggcagCAGCGGAGGAGGTGGTGGCAAGAGGAGACACCGGAGGCGACCGTCCAAGAAGAAGCGTCGCTGGAAGCCCTACTTCAAGCTATCTTGGGAGGAGAAGAAACAGCTGGATGAGAGAGAGAGCGTACGGGCGGCCAAGACCCGGGCCGAGATGTTCGCGAAAGGTTTCACCGTGGCTCCCTACAACACCACCCAGTTCCTCATGGAGGAACACAACCAGGAGGAGCCCGACCTCAACACCGGCGTCTGCCCTAAACGTGTCAACAAGTCGGATGAGACGAGTGAGGAGGAAGAGCTGGAAGAAGAGGATCAGGACAGCGGCAGTGATGGCATGGGAGGCAACGGCAGCGAATTCCTGCAGAGAGACTTCTCCGAAACTTACGAGAAGTATCACGCAGAGAGCCTGCAGAACATGACCAAGCAGGAGCTGATTCGGGAATACCTGGAGCTGGAGAAGTGTCTGTCCAGGCTGGAGGATGAGAACAACCGGCTGCGGTGTCGCTTGGAAGGGAAGAAACTGGCCCGGGGTAACGAGGTGATGGAAAACAAGATCAGAGAACTGGAAGGAGAGATTGAGAGACTGAGAGCCGAAAACCTTGAGCTCCAGGAAGAAAACGAACAGTATAAACGGAAAAATAGACTGTCGGAAAATGATTAA